One part of the Marinobacter sp. M3C genome encodes these proteins:
- the prmC gene encoding peptide chain release factor N(5)-glutamine methyltransferase: protein MTADSTDDPGTFYPGAFGPATFNPATLRCDELLRAAASRIGSDSPQLDAELLLAQITGWSRTRFRAFPEQQVSRVQAAAFEQLVDKRAAGEPVAYVLGQQEFWSLPLQVSAATLIPRPDTECVVEQALTLDLPARARVLDLGTGTGAIALALASERPDWDITASDYMDDAVALAQSNAAALNLPIQVVKSHWFDQLVAACVDQGFDLIVSNPPYIASTDHHLSEGDVRFEPASALVSGADGLDDIRHIVAAAPSWLNAGGWLLLEHGYDQAQAVQALLQQQSFDQVHSRQDYGRNDRMTLGRTPHPRDRFQICP from the coding sequence ATGACCGCTGATTCTACTGATGACCCGGGCACTTTTTATCCAGGCGCTTTCGGCCCCGCCACTTTTAATCCAGCCACCTTACGCTGTGACGAGTTGCTACGCGCCGCTGCGAGCCGCATCGGCAGTGATTCGCCCCAGCTAGACGCCGAGCTGTTACTGGCCCAGATAACCGGATGGTCCCGAACCCGCTTCCGCGCTTTTCCCGAACAACAGGTCAGCCGTGTGCAAGCGGCCGCGTTTGAGCAGCTTGTGGACAAGCGCGCGGCTGGCGAACCCGTTGCTTATGTGCTGGGACAGCAGGAGTTCTGGTCACTGCCGTTGCAGGTGAGCGCCGCCACGTTGATTCCACGGCCCGATACCGAATGTGTGGTCGAGCAGGCGCTGACCCTGGACTTGCCAGCCCGGGCGCGGGTTTTGGATTTGGGCACAGGTACCGGCGCCATTGCCCTGGCGCTGGCCAGCGAACGGCCTGATTGGGACATAACCGCCAGTGATTATATGGATGACGCTGTAGCCTTGGCGCAGAGCAACGCAGCGGCGCTGAACCTGCCAATTCAGGTGGTGAAAAGCCATTGGTTTGACCAGCTCGTGGCTGCCTGTGTTGATCAGGGTTTTGATTTGATTGTGTCGAACCCGCCTTATATTGCCAGCACCGACCATCATCTGAGTGAAGGCGACGTTCGTTTTGAGCCGGCTTCTGCGCTGGTATCGGGTGCCGATGGCCTGGATGACATCCGCCATATTGTGGCCGCCGCGCCCAGCTGGCTGAACGCTGGCGGTTGGCTGCTGCTAGAGCATGGTTATGATCAAGCGCAGGCGGTGCAGGCATTGCTTCAGCAACAGAGCTTTGACCAAGTACACAGCCGCCAGGATTACGGCCGTAATGATCGAATGACCCTTGGCCGGACACCCCACCCAAGGGACAGATTTCAAATCTGTCCCTGA
- the prfA gene encoding peptide chain release factor 1 codes for MKPSIQSRLEQLVERFEEVSALLSDAGVIANQNKFRELSREYAEIEPVVQCFQAWQHSLVDISEARELAKDGDADMREMAEEELHVAQQTSEDLDAELQGLMLPKDPNDGKNVFLEVRAGTGGDEAAIFAGDLFRMYSRFAERRRWQVEILSASEGEHGGYKEVIARVAGSGVYGTLKFESGVHRVQRVPETESQGRIHTSACTVAVMPEADEAEAIEINKGDLRVDTFRASGAGGQHVNKTDSAIRITHLPSGLVVECQEERSQHKNRAKAMSLLASRLQNIETDRAHQSMSETRKSLVGSGDRSERIRTYNFPQSRVTDHRINLTLYKLDEVIAGDLDSVVKPLVQEHQAELLAALADDR; via the coding sequence ATGAAGCCGTCTATTCAGTCTCGCCTTGAACAGCTTGTTGAACGTTTTGAAGAAGTCAGTGCCTTGCTCAGCGATGCCGGCGTGATCGCCAATCAGAATAAATTTCGCGAACTGTCCCGCGAATACGCCGAAATAGAGCCAGTGGTGCAGTGCTTTCAGGCCTGGCAGCACTCCCTTGTGGACATCAGCGAAGCTCGCGAACTGGCCAAAGATGGCGACGCCGACATGCGTGAAATGGCGGAAGAAGAACTGCATGTCGCCCAGCAAACCAGCGAAGATCTGGACGCAGAGCTGCAGGGCCTGATGCTGCCAAAAGACCCGAACGACGGCAAAAACGTGTTTTTGGAAGTGCGCGCCGGCACCGGCGGCGACGAAGCTGCCATATTTGCCGGCGATCTGTTCCGCATGTACAGCCGTTTTGCCGAGCGCCGGCGCTGGCAGGTGGAAATTCTCAGCGCCAGTGAAGGCGAACACGGCGGTTACAAAGAAGTGATTGCCCGGGTGGCCGGCAGCGGCGTCTACGGCACGCTGAAATTTGAATCCGGTGTGCATCGCGTGCAACGGGTGCCGGAAACCGAATCCCAGGGCCGCATTCATACCTCGGCCTGCACTGTGGCTGTTATGCCTGAAGCCGACGAAGCCGAAGCTATAGAAATTAATAAGGGCGACTTGCGGGTAGACACCTTTCGCGCCTCTGGTGCAGGCGGCCAGCACGTTAACAAAACCGACTCTGCTATCCGTATTACCCATTTGCCAAGCGGATTGGTAGTGGAGTGCCAGGAAGAACGCTCGCAGCACAAGAACCGCGCTAAAGCCATGAGCCTGTTGGCGTCGCGACTGCAAAATATTGAAACCGACCGTGCCCACCAGAGCATGTCGGAAACCCGTAAAAGCCTGGTGGGCAGCGGCGATCGCTCCGAGCGCATTCGCACCTACAATTTTCCCCAAAGCCGGGTGACCGATCATCGCATCAACCTGACGCTGTACAAGCTGGATGAAGTGATTGCGGGCGATCTGGATTCGGTGGTCAAGCCACTGGTGCAAGAGCACCAGGCCGAGCTGCTGGCTGCGCTGGCCGATGACCGCTGA
- a CDS encoding molybdopterin-synthase adenylyltransferase MoeB, with the protein MLTDDELLRYSRQILMPNFDIAGQQALKSARVLIVGSGGLGCPVALYLGAAGVGHLTLVDDDHIEVANLQRQIAFETAQLGESKAERLADRIRGINPLITVDVIRQRLDGEDFDAPVARASLVLDCCDNFNTRFALNRACVKAGVPLVSGAAIRGEGQISVYDSRQPQSPCYHCLYSEQGNEDLTCSEAGVIAPLVGMVGAAQAMEAIKVISGVGKTLVGRLLIVDAWRMEWREMKLAKDPACPVCSNK; encoded by the coding sequence ATGCTAACTGACGACGAGCTGTTACGTTACAGCCGCCAGATTCTAATGCCGAATTTTGACATTGCCGGCCAGCAGGCGCTGAAATCCGCGCGCGTATTGATAGTTGGCTCCGGCGGCCTGGGCTGCCCCGTGGCGCTTTATCTTGGCGCAGCCGGAGTAGGACACCTGACCCTGGTAGACGACGACCATATTGAAGTAGCCAACTTGCAGCGCCAAATCGCCTTTGAAACTGCCCAGCTGGGTGAGTCCAAAGCCGAGCGGCTGGCCGATCGCATTCGCGGTATAAACCCATTAATAACGGTAGACGTGATTCGCCAGCGGCTGGACGGCGAAGATTTTGACGCGCCCGTGGCCCGAGCAAGCCTGGTGCTGGATTGCTGTGACAACTTCAACACCCGCTTTGCCCTGAACCGAGCCTGCGTGAAAGCCGGCGTACCGCTGGTGTCTGGTGCGGCCATTCGTGGCGAAGGTCAGATCAGCGTGTACGACAGCCGTCAGCCACAATCCCCTTGCTACCACTGCCTGTATTCTGAACAAGGTAATGAAGACCTGACTTGCTCCGAAGCCGGTGTAATCGCCCCGCTGGTTGGCATGGTCGGCGCTGCCCAAGCGATGGAAGCGATAAAAGTTATCAGCGGCGTGGGCAAAACCCTGGTCGGCCGCCTATTGATTGTTGACGCCTGGCGCATGGAATGGCGCGAAATGAAGCTGGCCAAAGACCCCGCTTGCCCGGTGTGCAGTAACAAATAG
- a CDS encoding 50S ribosomal protein L25/general stress protein Ctc: MSQDFVIEAFPRDDQGRGASRRLRREERKIPAIIYGGHKDATPIAIWHNELKKALENEAFYSRVLTIELNGEKESVILKDLQRHPYKPLLSHADFQRVNKDEEIFVHVPLHLVNEESAPAIKTFGGVAFRLMTQVEVACLPEKLPEFIEIDLFDVEMDGIVHMSDLKLPEGVRIPALQHGAEHDQAVVTINKPKGVKSDTVEDEEEGEDKQ; the protein is encoded by the coding sequence ATGTCTCAGGACTTTGTAATTGAAGCATTTCCTCGTGACGACCAGGGGAGAGGTGCGAGCCGCCGCCTGCGTCGCGAAGAGCGTAAAATCCCGGCCATCATCTACGGTGGTCATAAAGATGCTACGCCCATCGCAATCTGGCACAACGAGCTGAAAAAAGCGCTTGAAAACGAAGCCTTTTACTCCCGCGTTTTGACCATTGAACTGAACGGCGAAAAAGAAAGCGTTATCCTGAAGGATCTGCAGCGTCATCCGTACAAGCCGTTGCTGAGCCACGCTGACTTCCAGCGCGTTAACAAAGACGAAGAAATCTTCGTTCACGTACCGCTGCACCTGGTGAACGAAGAAAGTGCTCCAGCCATCAAAACCTTTGGCGGTGTTGCTTTCCGTTTGATGACCCAGGTAGAAGTCGCCTGTTTGCCAGAAAAGCTGCCTGAGTTCATCGAAATCGACCTGTTTGACGTCGAGATGGATGGCATTGTGCACATGAGCGACCTGAAGCTTCCAGAAGGCGTTCGTATTCCTGCACTGCAGCACGGCGCAGAACACGACCAGGCTGTTGTTACCATCAACAAGCCTAAAGGTGTTAAATCTGACACCGTTGAAGATGAAGAAGAAGGCGAAGACAAGCAGTAA
- the phrB gene encoding deoxyribodipyrimidine photo-lyase, with protein MTQLVWFRNDLRAADNPALAAACQSAAQSSGELVAACFIITTEQWLSHDWSAAKVSLMLDHADALAQELAKLGIALSFLRATDFEQSLGALEIFCREHKISQVHFNEEYGVNERRRDKALKPRLDALGVKASKYRDQAAVPVGEVLTQQSEPYSVFTPFSRRWRSWQEEQQPALLAVPKKVGEAITGADVKNSSSVILKKEVDKLFGEAPPALVATGENAAHDALQDFLQERAGDYKKDRDFPAIDGTSKLSPYLAIGALSGRQCVQAAWQLKQSMGGSFGKAANAEEGFFTWVTELAWRDFYIHILYHCPRVSMHRAFKPETEALHWNTADEHFEAWKNGRTGIPMIDAAMRQLNATGWMHNRLRMVAAMFLTKNLFIDWRRGEAYFMSKLADGYLASNNGGWQWSASTGTDASPYFRVFNPMTQGERFDSDGEFIRHWVPELAKLDSKRVHNPGKGGVIPGGYPRPIVDLKESRKEAIARFQALRD; from the coding sequence ATGACTCAGCTGGTCTGGTTCCGTAACGACCTTAGAGCCGCCGACAATCCGGCCCTGGCCGCCGCCTGCCAGAGCGCTGCGCAATCATCCGGCGAGCTGGTTGCAGCCTGCTTTATAATCACAACGGAGCAGTGGCTCAGCCACGACTGGTCGGCGGCCAAGGTGAGCCTGATGCTAGACCACGCCGATGCGCTGGCCCAAGAACTGGCCAAGCTGGGCATTGCCCTGAGTTTTTTGCGCGCCACAGACTTTGAGCAATCACTGGGCGCGCTGGAAATTTTTTGCCGCGAGCACAAGATTAGCCAGGTTCATTTTAACGAAGAATACGGCGTGAACGAGCGCCGCCGCGACAAGGCTCTGAAGCCGCGGCTGGACGCGCTTGGCGTTAAAGCCAGCAAGTACCGCGACCAGGCCGCCGTGCCGGTGGGCGAAGTACTGACCCAACAAAGCGAGCCCTATTCGGTGTTCACGCCGTTTTCCCGGCGCTGGCGCAGCTGGCAGGAAGAGCAGCAACCGGCTTTGTTAGCAGTGCCGAAGAAAGTGGGCGAAGCGATAACAGGCGCCGACGTTAAAAACAGCAGCAGCGTGATTCTAAAAAAAGAAGTAGACAAGCTGTTTGGCGAGGCGCCGCCGGCGCTGGTAGCCACGGGCGAAAACGCCGCTCACGATGCGTTGCAGGATTTTTTGCAAGAGCGGGCGGGTGATTACAAAAAAGACCGCGACTTTCCTGCAATTGATGGCACCAGCAAGTTGTCGCCTTACCTGGCCATAGGCGCGCTGTCTGGACGCCAGTGTGTGCAGGCAGCATGGCAACTAAAACAGTCCATGGGCGGCTCTTTTGGCAAGGCGGCCAACGCCGAGGAAGGTTTTTTTACCTGGGTGACCGAACTGGCCTGGCGCGACTTTTATATTCACATTCTTTACCACTGCCCGCGGGTGAGCATGCACCGGGCGTTCAAGCCCGAAACCGAGGCTCTACACTGGAATACGGCCGACGAGCATTTTGAGGCTTGGAAAAATGGTAGAACAGGCATACCGATGATAGACGCCGCCATGCGCCAGCTTAATGCCACCGGCTGGATGCACAACCGGCTGCGGATGGTGGCCGCGATGTTTTTGACCAAGAATCTTTTTATTGACTGGCGTAGGGGCGAGGCCTATTTCATGTCAAAACTAGCGGATGGCTATCTGGCGTCGAACAACGGTGGCTGGCAGTGGAGCGCGTCTACCGGCACCGATGCATCACCCTACTTCCGGGTATTCAACCCTATGACTCAAGGTGAGCGATTTGACTCAGACGGCGAGTTTATCCGCCACTGGGTGCCAGAATTGGCGAAGCTGGACAGCAAGCGGGTTCATAACCCCGGTAAAGGCGGGGTAATACCTGGGGGGTATCCCAGGCCGATTGTGGATTTGAAAGAAAGCCGGAAAGAGGCGATAGCGCGGTTTCAGGCGCTGAGGGACTGA
- the lolB gene encoding lipoprotein insertase outer membrane protein LolB, producing MLVLATLSACSTIILEPLPEGLTDQPPASWADTVRQRQNLDHWQLTGKLAVKQPSDSGSALINQWVQHNEDYDLTLSSAFLGMGRTRLKGSPDFIELTLANGERYQSTEPDELVLAATGWRLPLNQLTWWVRGLTAPDGDYRLLFDSTGELVAIRQSGWYIQYDRWYSASAELPALPARITATKGEKRVRMAITDWQPLQR from the coding sequence ATGCTTGTACTGGCTACGCTGAGCGCCTGTAGCACGATTATTCTGGAACCCTTGCCGGAGGGCCTGACCGACCAACCGCCGGCATCGTGGGCAGACACAGTGCGCCAGCGGCAGAATCTTGACCATTGGCAACTGACCGGCAAACTCGCCGTCAAGCAACCTTCTGACAGCGGCAGCGCGCTGATTAACCAATGGGTACAGCACAACGAAGACTATGACCTGACCCTGTCGTCTGCTTTTCTGGGCATGGGCCGCACCCGACTGAAAGGCTCACCTGACTTTATTGAACTGACACTGGCCAACGGCGAGCGTTACCAGTCCACTGAACCAGACGAGCTGGTACTGGCGGCGACGGGCTGGCGCCTGCCACTGAACCAGCTGACCTGGTGGGTGCGGGGCCTAACCGCGCCCGATGGCGACTACCGCCTGCTGTTCGACAGCACCGGGGAACTGGTGGCTATTCGCCAGAGCGGCTGGTATATCCAATACGATCGCTGGTACAGCGCCAGTGCAGAACTGCCGGCACTGCCCGCCCGCATCACTGCCACCAAGGGCGAGAAACGTGTGCGCATGGCAATCACTGACTGGCAGCCCCTCCAGCGTTGA
- the hemA gene encoding glutamyl-tRNA reductase gives MALVTLGINHRTAPVAIRERVAFTPERMAEAFAELRVAAGATEAAILSTCNRTEIYLAADEDCAPLILRWLAGFHNVDAGDLEDVIYVHHDSEAVRHLMRVAAGLDSMVLGEPQILGQLKDAYALAREHKSCGSFLARLFEHTFSVAKRVRTQTAIGENPVSVAYAAVSMANRIFADMSRNKALLIGAGKTIELVARHLADAGVKDFLVANRTLERAQTLAQVHGGKGILLSGIAEHLHEVDIIISSTASPLPVLGKGTVERALKKRKHQPFFMVDIAVPRDIEPEVAELDDVYLYTVDDLRQVIEENIRSREGAAREAENLIDLGVQEFLNQLRALDAVFTLKQFRQRAEDLRDAETEKALRSLRNGADPETVVRSLARGITNKLLHQPSIQVRKATTAGRTEVTEWLRELHQLDAEETDHKTPVGKL, from the coding sequence ATGGCACTGGTAACGCTTGGTATTAATCATCGCACGGCGCCTGTAGCAATTCGCGAGCGGGTGGCGTTCACCCCTGAGCGCATGGCCGAGGCATTTGCCGAGCTGCGCGTGGCTGCCGGAGCAACCGAGGCGGCCATACTTTCGACCTGTAACCGCACCGAAATTTATCTCGCAGCTGATGAAGATTGTGCCCCGTTGATATTGCGCTGGTTGGCCGGTTTTCACAACGTTGATGCTGGCGATTTGGAAGACGTGATTTACGTGCATCACGATAGTGAGGCGGTGCGCCACCTGATGCGGGTAGCGGCCGGGCTGGATTCCATGGTTTTGGGAGAGCCGCAGATACTGGGTCAGCTTAAAGACGCCTATGCCCTGGCGCGGGAACACAAGTCCTGCGGCTCGTTTCTGGCGCGCCTGTTCGAGCACACTTTCTCGGTAGCCAAACGAGTTCGCACCCAAACCGCTATTGGCGAAAATCCGGTTTCTGTCGCCTACGCGGCGGTCAGCATGGCCAATCGCATTTTTGCCGATATGTCGCGCAACAAAGCGCTGCTGATCGGCGCCGGCAAAACCATCGAACTGGTTGCCCGCCACCTGGCAGACGCCGGCGTGAAAGATTTCCTGGTAGCCAACCGTACCCTGGAGCGGGCGCAAACGTTGGCGCAGGTCCACGGCGGTAAAGGCATATTGTTGTCTGGCATCGCCGAACACCTGCACGAAGTGGACATTATCATCTCGTCCACCGCCAGTCCGCTGCCCGTTCTTGGCAAAGGCACCGTGGAGCGGGCTCTGAAAAAGCGTAAGCACCAGCCCTTTTTCATGGTGGATATTGCCGTTCCGCGGGACATAGAACCGGAAGTGGCCGAACTCGACGACGTGTATCTTTACACCGTTGACGACCTGCGCCAGGTGATTGAAGAGAACATTCGCTCCCGTGAGGGTGCCGCCCGGGAAGCCGAAAACCTGATTGACCTGGGTGTGCAGGAATTTCTGAACCAGCTGCGCGCACTGGACGCCGTATTCACCTTGAAGCAGTTCCGCCAGCGAGCCGAAGACCTGCGCGACGCCGAAACTGAAAAAGCGCTGCGCTCCTTACGCAACGGCGCCGACCCAGAAACCGTGGTGCGCAGCCTGGCTCGTGGTATTACCAACAAGTTGCTACACCAACCGTCAATTCAGGTACGCAAGGCCACTACGGCCGGGCGCACCGAGGTCACCGAATGGTTGCGGGAATTGCACCAGCTTGATGCAGAAGAAACCGACCATAAGACCCCCGTTGGAAAACTATGA
- a CDS encoding tetratricopeptide repeat protein, producing MQTFFFGLFYRAVDGNRLSTRHHNLHRVLATGLLGLAISGCSSLSGFDNVNPDVDVAESSASAPNSMPASVAPDSTPVYGNFEPEVLYLLTSAEIAAQRGRYDITLGHYVRAAQVSRDVGVIERATRIAQSLNSDNAQQELVKLWLEVEPDSIEAHRSAAIQAVKSNDLALALVHMERIMELGGDADLDSLAAMAGSLPAERQQQLLSLYLNLAERHSDSPELEYSIALLMKIRDMPQPALARLQTLLKKHPTFQPAIILKGDLLYSSDRKRAALDHLMTNTRRFPGNRQMGALYGRMLVNEGELQAAQDEFERLVARYPDMSELRLSHALVAIENQQGDIARKELTFLLNRGQQAAEANYYLGQLADNENQRVQAINYYQAVGEGVYYLPAQARASTLLAETGELEQAVDAIQRLRQTNPGRSEALWMIEINLLLEQGQQQQSAEAIEQALLQHPDNIQIRYARAMMMDSQGNTAEAVQDLEQIVRDDADNAVALNALGYILIIRTERLFEARQLIGRALKLEPENPAILDSMGWLLYREGKLQQALDYLSRAWTAFPDPEVAAHYGEVLWMTGADEQARIIWEQGLKQDPQHEVLLETIERLGSQPVPNTDAVDATAGE from the coding sequence ATGCAAACATTCTTTTTCGGGCTTTTTTACCGCGCAGTTGATGGCAATCGTCTTTCCACTCGCCATCACAACCTTCATCGTGTTCTGGCCACCGGCCTGCTGGGCCTGGCGATTTCGGGCTGCAGCAGCCTTTCGGGCTTTGATAACGTCAATCCAGACGTGGATGTCGCCGAATCGAGTGCCTCTGCACCCAATTCTATGCCCGCCTCTGTGGCGCCCGACTCTACGCCGGTGTACGGGAATTTCGAGCCTGAGGTCCTCTACCTGTTGACCTCTGCAGAAATTGCCGCTCAGCGCGGTCGCTATGATATCACTTTGGGCCACTACGTGCGGGCCGCCCAGGTTTCCCGTGATGTCGGCGTTATTGAGCGGGCAACTCGCATCGCCCAATCCCTGAACAGCGACAACGCCCAGCAGGAGCTGGTGAAATTGTGGCTGGAAGTAGAACCCGACAGCATTGAGGCCCACCGTTCTGCCGCCATTCAGGCGGTAAAAAGTAATGATCTGGCACTGGCACTGGTGCACATGGAACGAATTATGGAGCTCGGCGGAGACGCCGACCTTGACAGCCTGGCAGCCATGGCAGGCAGCCTGCCGGCTGAGCGCCAGCAGCAATTGTTGTCGCTGTATCTGAATTTGGCCGAGCGCCACAGCGACAGTCCAGAGCTGGAATACAGTATTGCCCTATTGATGAAAATACGCGACATGCCGCAGCCGGCACTGGCGCGACTGCAAACGCTGCTGAAAAAACACCCCACGTTCCAACCGGCCATCATTTTAAAAGGCGACCTATTGTACAGCAGCGACCGGAAACGCGCCGCGCTTGACCACCTGATGACCAATACCCGGCGCTTTCCCGGCAACCGGCAAATGGGCGCTCTGTACGGCCGCATGCTGGTTAATGAGGGCGAATTGCAAGCCGCGCAAGACGAATTCGAGCGGCTGGTTGCGCGCTACCCGGACATGTCTGAACTGCGCCTGTCCCACGCGCTGGTGGCGATTGAAAACCAGCAGGGAGACATAGCCCGCAAAGAGCTGACCTTTTTGCTGAACCGCGGCCAGCAAGCCGCTGAAGCCAACTATTATTTAGGCCAACTGGCAGACAATGAGAATCAACGTGTACAGGCGATTAACTACTACCAAGCTGTGGGCGAGGGCGTCTACTACCTGCCCGCCCAAGCCAGAGCCAGCACCTTGTTGGCTGAAACCGGCGAGCTCGAGCAAGCGGTTGATGCCATACAGCGATTACGCCAAACCAACCCCGGGCGCTCCGAAGCACTGTGGATGATTGAAATCAACCTGCTGCTGGAGCAGGGGCAGCAACAGCAAAGCGCCGAGGCCATTGAGCAGGCGCTACTGCAGCACCCGGACAACATCCAGATTCGTTACGCTCGCGCCATGATGATGGACAGTCAGGGCAATACCGCCGAAGCGGTGCAAGACTTAGAGCAGATTGTGCGCGACGACGCCGACAACGCAGTGGCTTTGAACGCTCTCGGGTACATTCTGATCATTCGCACCGAGCGTCTTTTTGAGGCCCGGCAGTTAATTGGGCGAGCGCTGAAACTGGAGCCCGAAAACCCGGCCATTCTCGACAGCATGGGCTGGCTACTGTACCGCGAAGGCAAATTGCAACAGGCTCTGGATTACCTGTCCCGCGCATGGACCGCCTTCCCAGATCCTGAAGTAGCCGCCCATTACGGCGAAGTCTTGTGGATGACCGGCGCCGACGAGCAGGCGCGCATTATCTGGGAACAGGGATTAAAACAAGACCCCCAGCACGAAGTGTTGCTGGAAACCATTGAGCGGTTAGGCTCGCAGCCGGTACCAAATACCGACGCTGTTGATGCTACGGCTGGCGAATAA
- the ispE gene encoding 4-(cytidine 5'-diphospho)-2-C-methyl-D-erythritol kinase, with the protein MTATIAAITMTTITLPAPAKINLFLHINGRRADGYHLLQTLFQFLDYGDELTFELTPDKPGVRLAQSMPGVADANNLIIKAAHALAGNALAQLPGVTISICKKLPMGGGLGGGSSNAATTLLALNYLWQLGHDEDALAELGLELGADVPVFVRGRAAIGESVGEQLTPANPPQDWFVVLKPECDIQTAKIFSAIGLTRNTPKMTIAPAFEGDASRYKNDCEATVRELYPDVAKSLDWLSQFGPARLTGTGACIFGRFPTESAARIIWESRPSGIKGFVARGVNHSPLHQKLAELK; encoded by the coding sequence ATGACGGCAACAATAGCGGCCATCACTATGACGACGATCACCCTGCCGGCGCCGGCAAAGATCAACCTGTTCTTGCACATCAATGGCCGCCGCGCTGACGGGTACCACCTGCTTCAAACCCTATTCCAGTTTCTGGACTACGGCGATGAACTGACCTTCGAGCTGACTCCCGATAAGCCCGGCGTGCGCCTGGCGCAATCGATGCCCGGGGTAGCCGATGCCAACAACCTAATCATCAAGGCTGCTCACGCATTGGCCGGGAACGCGCTGGCGCAGTTGCCCGGTGTAACCATCAGTATCTGCAAAAAACTGCCTATGGGCGGTGGTTTGGGCGGCGGTAGTTCGAACGCCGCAACCACTCTGCTGGCGCTGAATTACCTGTGGCAGCTTGGCCATGACGAAGACGCTCTGGCAGAACTGGGCCTGGAATTGGGCGCCGATGTGCCGGTTTTTGTACGCGGCCGCGCAGCCATCGGCGAAAGCGTCGGTGAACAGCTAACGCCTGCAAACCCGCCACAGGACTGGTTTGTGGTGCTGAAACCCGAATGCGACATTCAGACTGCCAAGATTTTTTCGGCAATAGGGTTGACAAGGAACACTCCAAAAATGACAATAGCGCCCGCTTTTGAGGGAGACGCCTCGAGGTACAAAAACGACTGTGAAGCAACGGTTCGTGAACTGTATCCTGATGTCGCCAAAAGTCTGGATTGGCTTTCGCAATTCGGACCTGCAAGATTAACCGGAACAGGGGCTTGCATTTTTGGCCGTTTCCCGACAGAATCCGCAGCCCGGATCATCTGGGAAAGCAGACCCTCCGGCATCAAGGGTTTCGTAGCTAGAGGGGTGAATCATTCACCTCTACACCAGAAACTAGCAGAGCTAAAATGA
- a CDS encoding ribose-phosphate diphosphokinase: MSKLMIFAGNANPDLAHAISKQLHIPVGNATVGCFSDGETTVEINENVRGHDVFIIQPTCHPTNDNLMELIVMADALRRASASRITAVIPYYGYARQDRRVRSSRVAISAKVVADMISSIGVDRVLTVDLHADQIQGFFDIPVDNIYATPVLIEDIEKQRFENFVVVSPDVGGVVRARAVAKRLDDADLAIIDKRRPKANVSQVMHIIGDVRGKVCILVDDIVDTAGTLCKAAEALKKHGASRVVAYITHPVLSGKAIENINNSELDELVVCDTIPLGDKARQCDRIRPLSMAGLLAESIRRVSNEESISAMFENV; the protein is encoded by the coding sequence GTGTCCAAGTTAATGATTTTTGCCGGCAACGCCAATCCTGACCTTGCCCATGCAATCTCCAAGCAACTCCATATTCCAGTTGGCAACGCGACAGTTGGATGTTTTAGCGATGGTGAAACCACCGTTGAAATTAACGAAAATGTACGTGGCCACGATGTTTTTATCATCCAGCCTACGTGCCACCCCACCAACGACAATCTGATGGAGCTGATTGTGATGGCCGACGCCTTGCGCCGGGCCTCCGCATCACGTATCACCGCGGTTATCCCCTACTACGGCTACGCCCGTCAGGATCGCCGGGTTCGTTCCAGCCGTGTTGCCATCAGCGCCAAAGTGGTTGCTGACATGATTTCCAGCATCGGTGTAGACCGGGTACTGACCGTAGACTTGCACGCCGATCAGATTCAAGGCTTCTTCGACATTCCGGTGGACAATATTTACGCCACACCGGTACTGATTGAAGATATTGAAAAGCAGCGTTTTGAAAACTTTGTTGTGGTGTCGCCCGACGTTGGCGGTGTTGTACGGGCCCGCGCCGTGGCCAAGCGCCTGGATGACGCAGACCTTGCGATCATCGACAAGCGTCGCCCCAAGGCCAATGTGTCTCAGGTGATGCACATTATTGGTGATGTGCGTGGCAAAGTTTGCATTCTGGTTGACGACATTGTTGATACCGCCGGCACGCTGTGTAAAGCCGCTGAAGCCTTGAAAAAGCACGGAGCATCGCGGGTTGTGGCCTACATTACCCACCCGGTGCTGTCAGGCAAGGCCATCGAAAACATCAACAACTCCGAATTAGACGAACTGGTGGTGTGCGATACCATTCCTCTGGGTGACAAAGCCCGGCAGTGTGATAGAATCCGCCCCCTCAGTATGGCCGGTCTGCTTGCGGAATCTATTCGCCGCGTTAGCAACGAAGAATCTATCAGTGCCATGTTCGAGAACGTCTAA